From Streptosporangiales bacterium, the proteins below share one genomic window:
- a CDS encoding citrate synthase codes for MSDFKPGLEGIVAFETEIAEPDKEGGSLRYRGVDIEDLVGEVTFGQVWGLLVDGEFAPGLPPAEPFPLPVHSGDVRVDVQSALAQLAPVWGLRQLYDITPEQARDDLARAAVTALSFIAQSMRGQDLPMVPQSEVDKAASITERFMIRWLGEPRPEQIKAVDAYLVSAAEHGMNASTFTARVIASTGADVAAALSGAVGAMSGPLHGGAPARVLHMVEEVERIGDAGAYVRAELDKGSRLMGFGHRVYRAEDPRARVLRRTAKELGAERYEVAAALEKAALGELRARRPDRVLETNVEFWSAIVLDFAGIPADKFTSMFTSARTAGWSAHILEEKRTGRLIRPAARYIGPDTRPASAVAGYDKLDA; via the coding sequence ATGTCCGACTTCAAGCCCGGACTCGAGGGGATCGTCGCCTTCGAGACCGAGATCGCGGAACCGGACAAGGAGGGTGGCTCCCTCCGCTACCGCGGCGTCGACATCGAGGATCTCGTCGGCGAGGTCACCTTCGGCCAGGTATGGGGCCTGCTCGTCGACGGCGAGTTCGCCCCCGGCCTGCCGCCGGCCGAGCCCTTCCCGCTCCCCGTGCACTCCGGCGACGTCCGGGTCGACGTGCAGTCCGCACTCGCGCAGCTCGCCCCGGTGTGGGGACTCCGCCAGCTGTACGACATCACGCCGGAGCAGGCACGCGACGACCTCGCCCGCGCTGCGGTCACGGCCCTGTCGTTCATCGCCCAGTCGATGCGCGGGCAGGACCTGCCGATGGTCCCGCAGAGCGAGGTCGACAAGGCCGCGTCCATCACCGAGCGGTTCATGATCCGGTGGCTCGGCGAGCCACGCCCCGAGCAGATCAAGGCCGTCGACGCCTACCTCGTGTCGGCCGCGGAGCACGGCATGAACGCGTCGACGTTCACCGCGCGCGTCATCGCGTCGACCGGCGCCGACGTGGCCGCCGCGCTCTCCGGCGCCGTGGGCGCGATGTCCGGCCCGCTGCACGGCGGCGCGCCGGCCCGGGTGCTGCACATGGTCGAGGAGGTCGAGCGCATCGGCGACGCCGGTGCGTACGTCCGCGCCGAGCTCGACAAGGGCAGCCGGCTGATGGGCTTCGGCCACCGCGTCTACCGCGCCGAGGACCCGCGGGCGCGCGTCCTGCGACGCACGGCGAAGGAGCTCGGCGCAGAGCGCTACGAGGTGGCGGCCGCGCTGGAGAAGGCCGCGCTCGGCGAGCTGCGGGCGCGCCGGCCCGACCGCGTACTGGAGACCAACGTCGAGTTCTGGTCCGCGATCGTGCTCGACTTCGCGGGCATACCGGCGGACAAGTTCACGTCGATGTTCACGTCGGCCCGCACGGCCGGCTGGAGCGCGCACATCCTCGAGGAGAAGCGCACCGGACGCCTCATCAGGCCCGCGGCGCGCTACATCGGCCCCGACACCCGTCCGGCGAGCGCCGTGGCGGGCTACGACAAACTCGACGCCTAG